The following are from one region of the Stanieria sp. NIES-3757 genome:
- a CDS encoding serine/threonine protein kinase: MARSSALLRDGTILNDRYKIIREIGRGGFGRTYLAEDTQRYREKCVLKEFAPQVENERDLRKAEELFEREAGILYQLKHEQIPRFEALLRTKINGKESLFLVQEYIEGDSYWDLLQRTGKFSEVEVIQLLKELLPVLEYIHSENLIHRDISPDNLLFREKDDKPVLIDFGCVKVAANAVSKSTGQSITLIGKKGYAPEEQMRSGQAFPSSDLYSLAVTIVVLLTAKQPHDLYDMHQGVWRWQSEVKLSSHLSKILEKMLAYHPRDRYQSARQVIKALEANQISIVSNFVSKIRTLIVAPGNPETQTNPNRPLSKIASQVNTNISRLKTQALTVSRQITQPPPEVNKVSHFSKLGLLATGVIILPGILTFTLIKNLLSTPNGFHALTNSSLSKQESNLQKDIYERLQALQLDAGNFYGQVDQEFYRRYPQLKNVQLTEQLEHRQYRETWYQIANTLLKQQENKFNN; encoded by the coding sequence ATGGCTCGTTCTTCGGCTTTACTTCGAGATGGAACAATTCTCAATGACCGCTATAAAATTATTAGAGAGATAGGAAGAGGCGGTTTTGGGCGGACTTATCTGGCAGAAGACACCCAACGCTACCGAGAAAAATGTGTCCTCAAGGAATTTGCGCCTCAAGTAGAAAACGAGCGCGATTTACGCAAAGCGGAAGAATTATTTGAACGAGAAGCGGGTATTCTTTATCAACTAAAACACGAACAAATTCCCAGATTTGAAGCCTTATTAAGAACCAAAATTAATGGCAAAGAGTCTTTGTTTTTAGTTCAAGAATATATTGAGGGAGATAGTTACTGGGATTTACTACAACGTACAGGCAAATTTAGTGAAGTAGAAGTCATTCAATTACTCAAAGAATTGTTACCTGTATTGGAATATATTCACTCAGAAAATTTAATTCATCGTGATATTTCTCCTGATAATTTACTTTTTAGAGAGAAAGATGATAAGCCAGTCTTAATTGATTTTGGTTGTGTTAAAGTAGCAGCTAATGCTGTGTCTAAATCTACAGGACAATCGATTACTTTAATTGGCAAAAAAGGCTACGCTCCTGAAGAACAAATGCGGAGTGGACAAGCCTTCCCTAGTAGCGATCTTTATTCTTTAGCTGTTACAATTGTAGTATTATTAACCGCTAAACAACCCCATGATCTATACGATATGCATCAGGGGGTTTGGCGTTGGCAATCAGAAGTTAAGCTCAGTTCTCATTTGAGTAAAATATTAGAAAAAATGCTGGCTTATCATCCTCGCGATCGCTATCAATCTGCTAGACAAGTTATTAAAGCACTAGAAGCTAATCAAATTTCAATTGTGAGTAATTTTGTTTCAAAAATACGTACTTTAATAGTTGCACCTGGAAATCCTGAAACGCAAACTAATCCTAATCGTCCTCTTAGTAAAATTGCGTCTCAGGTTAATACTAATATTTCTCGGCTAAAAACTCAAGCACTTACTGTTTCTCGTCAGATTACCCAACCACCTCCCGAAGTAAATAAAGTATCCCATTTTAGTAAATTAGGATTACTTGCTACAGGAGTAATTATTTTACCGGGAATTTTAACCTTTACTTTGATCAAAAATTTGCTTTCTACTCCCAATGGTTTTCATGCTTTAACTAATAGTTCTCTAAGTAAACAAGAAAGCAATCTACAAAAAGACATCTACGAACGTCTTCAAGCATTACAACTAGATGCTGGCAATTTTTATGGACAAGTAGACCAAGAATTTTATCGTCGTTATCCTCAATTAAAAAATGTGCAATTAACCGAGCAATTAGAACATCGCCAGTATCGAGAAACTTGGTATCAAATTGCTAATACTTTGTTAAAACAACAAGAAAATAAATTCAATAATTAA
- a CDS encoding PAS/PAC sensor signal transduction histidine kinase has translation MVDSNHSPNNEDEIKAQARDNTSNHLNNSNLELLKLQLQEEQLKNQQLTSTLLATQQKLSQLETEFEQRLETQLNQKVFELELCYDLSRQIGSTLNYEDLFRSMLKHLHTVVPCDVTGGILLEPKICELFLNANRPLSTTAQLEIQQRLLESMVKVNGLDLLNLPLCLHNLNNQIQSSSQLKIQQIGSHFFVPIIANSPEEKQIIGLLFVGTEKAKQFTEEHIRILYKIANQASTYVQQLQMLLEGEKNRLENNRIRQALAREKELHELKTRIVRTISHEYRTPLTIISLAVDLLHSQDGKLNQEQKEACFRKIRMATEHMTNLVDDVLLVNQVESEEVVFTPSKINLVQLCQELVNKFLVISPQKHEILFDYQGEQNNIYLDENIVKQILKNLLSNAMKYSPEGGVINLNVKCSLERVVFQVRDRGIGIPPEDRSSLFECFHRAANVGTLPGTGLGLAIVKKYVEIHQGDICFESELNVGTTFTITLPITEPNS, from the coding sequence ATGGTAGATAGTAACCACTCACCAAATAATGAAGATGAAATAAAAGCTCAAGCAAGAGATAATACTTCAAACCATTTGAATAACTCAAATTTAGAGTTACTAAAACTTCAATTACAAGAAGAACAGTTAAAAAATCAGCAGCTAACTTCTACTCTACTCGCTACTCAACAAAAGTTATCTCAATTAGAAACTGAATTTGAACAAAGACTAGAAACTCAACTCAATCAAAAAGTATTTGAATTAGAGCTTTGCTACGATCTTTCGCGACAAATTGGCTCTACTTTAAACTACGAAGATTTATTTCGCTCAATGTTAAAACATTTGCATACTGTTGTTCCTTGCGATGTGACGGGAGGAATTCTACTCGAACCAAAAATATGCGAACTGTTTCTTAATGCTAACCGTCCTCTTTCTACTACTGCTCAATTAGAGATTCAGCAACGACTTTTAGAGAGTATGGTTAAAGTAAATGGATTAGATCTACTTAACCTACCTCTTTGTTTACACAATCTTAACAATCAAATTCAATCGTCTTCTCAACTAAAAATTCAGCAAATTGGCTCTCATTTTTTTGTTCCCATTATTGCCAATTCTCCAGAAGAAAAACAGATTATCGGACTATTATTTGTAGGGACGGAAAAAGCCAAACAATTTACTGAAGAACATATCCGAATTTTATATAAAATTGCGAATCAAGCCTCTACTTATGTCCAACAATTACAAATGTTATTAGAAGGAGAAAAAAATCGTTTAGAAAATAATCGGATTCGGCAAGCTTTAGCGAGAGAAAAAGAACTTCATGAATTAAAAACTCGTATTGTCCGCACCATTTCCCATGAATACCGTACTCCTTTAACAATTATTTCTTTAGCAGTTGATTTACTCCATAGTCAAGACGGTAAACTCAATCAAGAGCAGAAAGAAGCTTGTTTTCGTAAAATTCGTATGGCTACTGAACACATGACTAATTTAGTTGATGATGTTTTATTAGTTAATCAAGTTGAATCAGAAGAAGTAGTCTTTACACCTAGTAAAATTAATCTGGTTCAACTCTGCCAAGAATTAGTTAACAAATTTCTGGTGATTTCTCCTCAAAAACATGAAATTTTATTTGATTATCAAGGCGAACAAAATAACATATATTTAGATGAAAATATTGTTAAACAAATTCTGAAAAATTTACTTTCTAATGCTATGAAATATTCGCCAGAAGGTGGTGTAATTAATTTAAATGTAAAATGCTCTCTTGAGCGAGTTGTTTTTCAAGTACGCGATCGCGGTATTGGTATTCCACCAGAAGATCGGAGTTCTTTATTTGAATGTTTTCATCGTGCTGCTAATGTCGGTACTTTACCTGGTACTGGTTTAGGATTAGCGATTGTGAAAAAATATGTGGAAATTCATCAAGGAGATATCTGTTTTGAATCGGAATTAAATGTAGGTACAACTTTTACAATTACCTTACCGATTACTGAGCCAAATTCATAA